A genome region from Paradevosia shaoguanensis includes the following:
- a CDS encoding carbohydrate ABC transporter permease, with amino-acid sequence MLKRKRWIFAMLAILPTLAIFAYVRMFPIADTLRLSLHKWDILSKKKPFIGLANFQELMGDRLFQEALLNTTIIAFGVLIITIPLAMVLAALIFHRTRSRFAGFYETAVFIPHVVSLVPAAMAWKWIFDARLGPLNAFLGLFGIQPQAWLFDPVLSVICVIVLCSWQALGYAVLIYIVGFKSLPVSLYEAAKLDGASGPQSFWHLSIPMLKPITLYVSVVTLVSGFNVYAQAFVLASDAQGAPGRQVRVLVLDMLENSFRNYRVGYAASEAVVLLAIVLVLTLVQFTLLREKGARA; translated from the coding sequence ATGCTCAAGCGCAAACGATGGATATTCGCGATGCTCGCGATCCTGCCCACATTGGCGATCTTCGCCTATGTGCGCATGTTTCCGATCGCAGATACGCTCAGGCTCAGCCTGCACAAGTGGGATATCCTCTCCAAGAAGAAGCCGTTCATCGGCCTGGCCAACTTCCAGGAGCTGATGGGCGACAGGCTCTTCCAGGAAGCGCTGCTCAACACCACCATCATCGCTTTCGGCGTCCTCATCATCACCATTCCACTGGCGATGGTCCTGGCAGCCCTCATCTTCCACCGCACGCGCTCCCGCTTCGCCGGTTTTTACGAGACGGCGGTGTTCATTCCCCACGTGGTTTCGCTCGTTCCGGCCGCCATGGCCTGGAAATGGATCTTCGACGCCCGCCTCGGGCCGCTCAACGCCTTCCTCGGCCTCTTCGGCATTCAGCCGCAGGCCTGGCTGTTCGATCCGGTGCTCTCGGTCATCTGCGTCATCGTGCTCTGCTCCTGGCAGGCACTCGGCTACGCCGTCCTCATCTATATCGTTGGCTTCAAGAGCCTGCCGGTCTCGCTCTATGAAGCTGCCAAGCTCGATGGCGCCTCCGGGCCGCAATCGTTCTGGCACCTCTCGATCCCGATGCTCAAGCCCATCACCCTCTACGTTTCCGTGGTGACGCTTGTTTCCGGCTTCAACGTCTACGCGCAGGCCTTCGTCCTCGCCTCCGACGCGCAGGGCGCGCCCGGCCGCCAGGTCCGCGTGCTGGTGCTCGACATGCTCGAGAACAGCTTCCGCAACTACCGCGTCGGCTACGCCGCCTCCGAGGCCGTGGTGCTGCTGGCCATTGTGCTGGTCCTCACCCTCGTCCAGTTCACCCTCCTGCGCGAGAAGGGAGCCCGGGCATGA
- a CDS encoding DUF488 domain-containing protein: MASEISIKRVYEPASPSDGTRILVDRLWPRGLSKENAHYDLWLKDVAPSTELREWFGHQPDRWPEFQKRYSAELSRNPAMAELRDLATKGHVTLLYGAHDEEHNQAVVLADVLKSRH, translated from the coding sequence ATGGCCAGCGAAATCTCCATCAAGCGCGTCTACGAACCCGCATCCCCCTCCGACGGCACCCGCATCCTCGTCGACCGCCTCTGGCCCCGCGGCCTCAGCAAGGAAAACGCCCACTACGACCTCTGGCTCAAGGATGTCGCCCCCAGCACCGAACTGCGCGAATGGTTCGGCCACCAGCCCGACCGCTGGCCCGAATTCCAGAAGCGCTATTCCGCCGAACTCTCCCGCAACCCCGCCATGGCTGAACTCAGAGACCTGGCCACAAAAGGCCACGTCACGCTGCTCTATGGCGCGCACGACGAAGAGCACAACCAAGCCGTGGTCCTGGCGGACGTCCTTAAATCGCGGCATTAG
- a CDS encoding glucosamine-6-phosphate deaminase — translation MSSTVATRTQQPASRHVERLEVLTFPTRAAMGAAGARDVAEALRERLAAKAEVRMVFAAAPSQSEMLAALCEAPGIDWSRVVAFHMDEYIGLPAGAPERFASWLDANVFGRLPFKAVHRIVPEPDPEAEVRRYAALLDEAPLDFICLGIGVNGHIAFNDPPVADFRDPLDVKVVELDDVCRQQQVDDDCFDRFEDVPERAVTLTIPRLLRADRLFCVVPGSVKRAAVAAALHGPISTDCPASILRQQSNCTLYLDAESDPDA, via the coding sequence TTGAGCTCGACTGTCGCCACCCGTACCCAGCAGCCGGCCAGCCGCCATGTCGAGCGGCTCGAAGTTCTCACCTTTCCGACCCGTGCCGCCATGGGCGCCGCCGGCGCCCGCGATGTCGCCGAGGCCCTGCGCGAGCGCCTTGCCGCCAAGGCCGAGGTGCGCATGGTCTTCGCCGCCGCGCCCAGCCAGTCCGAAATGCTGGCCGCGCTTTGCGAAGCTCCCGGCATCGATTGGTCGCGCGTCGTCGCCTTCCACATGGATGAATATATCGGCCTGCCTGCCGGCGCTCCCGAGCGCTTTGCCAGTTGGCTCGATGCCAATGTCTTCGGTCGCCTGCCGTTCAAGGCCGTGCACCGCATCGTGCCCGAACCCGATCCCGAGGCCGAGGTCCGGCGCTATGCCGCGCTGCTCGATGAGGCTCCGCTCGATTTCATCTGCCTGGGCATCGGCGTCAACGGCCACATCGCCTTCAACGATCCCCCGGTCGCCGATTTCCGCGATCCGCTCGACGTGAAGGTCGTTGAACTCGACGACGTTTGCCGCCAGCAGCAGGTGGATGACGATTGCTTCGATCGCTTCGAGGACGTTCCCGAGCGCGCCGTCACCCTCACCATTCCGCGGCTCCTGCGCGCCGATCGCCTGTTCTGCGTCGTGCCCGGCAGCGTCAAGCGCGCGGCGGTTGCCGCGGCGCTCCATGGCCCGATTTCCACCGACTGCCCGGCCAGCATCCTGCGCCAGCAGTCCAACTGCACGCTTTACCTGGATGCGGAGTCCGATCCCGATGCCTGA
- a CDS encoding alkaline ceramidase, with the protein MIRAGASIVDITPPAGLLLSGFAARSEPATGAHDALTVRAVAVNDTALAVADVIGLHGEMSARIRAACNLPQDNVLIAALHNHGGPVSMAGRLSLASDSAYLARLEAACIEAINQAVANQRPATLAAGLGTDPDVARNRRHAGGTVDRAVPVIRIRAEDGTMIAVVTSYACHPVVLGADNRLWTADYPHFVRRDIEAAYPGAVALFLTGCTGDANTGHSAHASVSLAANPDRTYEAAERIGGRIAQAALAAPEAPLGTRIAVGNAEVVLRQERRETAPPKTLAAEWRSEMAGAAPARAALLGHWIDWAENIAPQTLAPMVERVTVLDWGGLPIVGLPGEIFAETALHIRAQLPAESPAIIADFAEDNPGYISPASEFPFGGYEVDEAHRYYGQPAGFAAGSAEALADAAIAQLASQGLTK; encoded by the coding sequence ATGATCCGCGCCGGCGCCTCCATCGTCGATATCACTCCGCCTGCGGGCCTGCTGCTCTCGGGCTTCGCCGCTCGCAGCGAGCCTGCCACCGGCGCCCATGACGCGCTGACCGTGCGCGCCGTCGCCGTCAACGACACCGCGCTCGCCGTCGCCGATGTCATCGGCCTCCATGGCGAGATGAGCGCCCGCATTCGCGCGGCCTGCAACCTTCCGCAGGACAACGTTCTCATCGCCGCCCTCCATAATCACGGCGGGCCCGTCTCTATGGCCGGCCGCCTCAGCCTCGCCTCCGATTCTGCTTATCTGGCGCGGCTCGAAGCCGCCTGCATCGAGGCCATAAACCAGGCCGTCGCCAATCAGCGTCCTGCCACGCTCGCCGCCGGCCTCGGCACCGATCCCGACGTCGCTCGCAACCGCCGCCATGCCGGCGGCACCGTCGACCGCGCCGTCCCCGTCATCCGCATCCGCGCCGAAGACGGTACGATGATCGCGGTCGTCACCTCCTACGCCTGCCATCCCGTGGTGCTCGGCGCCGACAATCGCCTCTGGACCGCCGACTACCCGCACTTCGTGCGCCGCGACATCGAGGCGGCCTATCCGGGCGCCGTGGCCCTGTTCCTCACCGGCTGCACGGGCGACGCCAATACCGGCCACTCCGCTCACGCCTCGGTCAGCCTTGCCGCCAATCCGGATCGCACTTACGAGGCCGCCGAAAGAATCGGTGGCCGCATTGCGCAGGCCGCCCTTGCGGCGCCCGAAGCGCCGCTTGGCACTCGCATCGCCGTCGGCAATGCCGAAGTCGTCCTCCGCCAGGAACGGCGCGAGACCGCGCCTCCCAAAACCCTTGCGGCAGAGTGGCGCAGCGAAATGGCCGGTGCCGCTCCGGCACGGGCGGCCCTTCTCGGCCACTGGATCGATTGGGCCGAAAACATCGCTCCGCAGACCCTCGCGCCTATGGTCGAGCGCGTCACCGTGCTCGATTGGGGCGGGCTGCCCATCGTCGGCCTGCCGGGTGAAATCTTCGCCGAAACCGCGCTGCATATCCGCGCGCAGCTTCCGGCTGAAAGCCCCGCGATCATTGCCGATTTCGCCGAGGACAATCCCGGCTACATCTCGCCCGCCAGCGAATTTCCGTTCGGTGGCTACGAGGTCGATGAGGCGCATCGTTATTACGGCCAGCCCGCTGGTTTTGCAGCAGGTTCGGCCGAGGCGCTGGCGGATGCCGCCATTGCGCAACTGGCTTCCCAGGGCCTTACGAAGTGA
- a CDS encoding sugar isomerase domain-containing protein, producing MPETKTIDADALCAAYFGETQSIMQRILGEERDALDAAAARVADQIAADRLVYIYGPGGHSNLASQEVFFRAGGLMHVSAILDEGTLLSNGALRSMAIERTPGYGKVVITDQRLGEGDLLILVNAYGINAALIDAALEAKRRGVFVIGVSSRQHAANTAPDHPARHPTKHNLLDIVDLAIDTKVPIGDAVVRVPGMSQDIAAISTFANAFALNCLVIRTVAKLVERGIEPPVWRSGNAPGGDEANARFIARFHDRVRAL from the coding sequence ATGCCTGAGACCAAGACCATCGATGCCGACGCGCTCTGCGCGGCCTATTTCGGCGAAACCCAGTCGATCATGCAGCGCATCCTGGGCGAGGAGCGTGACGCACTCGACGCCGCCGCCGCGCGCGTGGCCGACCAGATCGCTGCCGACCGCCTGGTCTATATCTATGGCCCTGGCGGCCACTCGAACCTTGCCAGCCAGGAAGTCTTCTTCCGCGCCGGCGGCCTCATGCATGTGAGCGCCATTCTCGACGAAGGCACGCTGCTCTCCAACGGCGCCCTGCGCTCCATGGCCATCGAGCGCACCCCCGGCTACGGCAAGGTCGTCATCACCGACCAGCGGCTGGGCGAGGGCGACCTGCTCATCCTCGTCAACGCCTATGGCATCAACGCCGCGCTCATCGATGCGGCGCTCGAAGCCAAGCGCCGCGGCGTCTTCGTCATCGGCGTCAGCTCGCGCCAGCACGCGGCCAATACCGCGCCCGATCATCCGGCGCGCCATCCCACCAAGCATAACCTGCTCGATATCGTCGATCTCGCCATCGATACCAAGGTGCCGATCGGCGATGCCGTGGTCCGCGTTCCCGGCATGAGCCAGGATATCGCCGCCATCTCGACCTTCGCCAATGCCTTCGCGCTCAATTGCCTGGTCATCCGCACGGTCGCCAAGCTCGTCGAGCGCGGCATCGAGCCGCCGGTCTGGCGCAGTGGCAATGCCCCGGGCGGCGACGAAGCCAATGCCCGCTTCATTGCCCGCTTCCACGATCGGGTGCGCGCACTGTGA
- a CDS encoding DUF763 domain-containing protein, with protein MAQRAGNADLPLHSGYVPRWLSQRMARLGAVVTQAIIHEYGRDEFLRRLSHPFWFQSFGAVMGMDWHSSGITTSVIGALKRGLGPLEKELGLHVCGGRGKHSRETPAQLIAIGQRIGFDGEALAEASRLVAKVDSAAVQDGFDLYLHGFIVADDGKWVVVQQGMKGDARQARRYHWLSEGLTSFLDDPHAAIDGKGQGNIVNLADHRAEASRRAQLRMLGELGPDSIVAEIGRLEGKPVEPVETDQPLLPHLIMPAHHDVRPKDVMLRRLHGALAAAADRGPEDFSQLLLVPGVGARTVKSLAMVAEVIHGAPHRFADPARFSMAHGGKDGHPFPVPLKVYDETIRVLKSAVTKARLGSEEELGAIRRLDEQARRLEAKATGPSLDAFIAEERRLSPAYGGRTVWDDVAEPRRKAEQG; from the coding sequence ATGGCCCAACGGGCTGGAAACGCCGACCTCCCGCTCCACAGCGGCTACGTGCCGCGCTGGCTCAGCCAGCGCATGGCCCGGCTCGGCGCGGTCGTCACCCAGGCCATCATCCACGAATACGGTCGCGACGAATTCCTGCGTCGGCTCTCGCATCCTTTCTGGTTCCAGTCCTTCGGCGCCGTGATGGGCATGGATTGGCATTCCTCCGGCATCACCACCAGCGTCATCGGCGCCTTGAAGCGTGGCCTCGGGCCACTCGAAAAGGAGCTCGGTCTCCATGTCTGCGGCGGCCGCGGCAAGCACTCGCGCGAAACCCCCGCGCAACTGATCGCCATCGGCCAGCGCATCGGCTTCGATGGCGAAGCCCTCGCCGAAGCCAGCCGCCTCGTCGCCAAGGTCGATAGCGCCGCCGTGCAGGATGGCTTCGATCTCTACCTCCACGGCTTCATCGTGGCCGATGACGGCAAATGGGTCGTCGTGCAGCAGGGCATGAAGGGCGATGCCCGCCAGGCTCGCCGCTACCACTGGCTCTCCGAAGGCCTCACCAGCTTCCTCGACGATCCCCACGCCGCCATCGACGGCAAGGGGCAGGGCAATATCGTCAACCTCGCCGATCATCGTGCCGAGGCCTCGCGCCGTGCCCAGCTTCGCATGCTCGGCGAACTCGGCCCCGACAGCATCGTGGCCGAGATCGGTCGCCTCGAAGGCAAGCCGGTCGAGCCCGTCGAAACCGACCAGCCCCTGTTGCCCCATCTCATCATGCCTGCGCACCACGACGTGCGCCCCAAGGACGTGATGCTGCGCCGCCTTCACGGCGCGCTCGCCGCTGCTGCCGATCGTGGTCCCGAGGATTTTTCCCAGCTCCTGCTCGTGCCGGGCGTCGGCGCCCGCACAGTCAAGTCGCTGGCCATGGTCGCCGAAGTCATCCACGGCGCCCCGCACCGCTTCGCCGATCCCGCCCGCTTCTCGATGGCCCATGGCGGCAAGGACGGCCACCCGTTTCCGGTGCCGCTAAAAGTCTATGACGAGACCATCCGCGTGCTGAAATCGGCCGTCACCAAAGCCCGGCTCGGCAGCGAGGAAGAACTGGGCGCCATCCGCCGCCTCGACGAACAGGCCCGCCGCCTCGAAGCCAAGGCAACCGGTCCCTCGCTCGACGCGTTCATTGCCGAGGAACGTCGTCTCTCGCCAGCCTATGGCGGCCGCACCGTCTGGGACGATGTGGCCGAGCCCAGGCGCAAGGCGGAGCAGGGCTAA
- a CDS encoding N-acetylglucosamine-6-phosphate deacetylase yields the protein MTARQTITGKDPATGITLAVGIEDGRIADITRPSEPAEAYIASGLVDLQVNGFGGIDLNTGTVTAQTVIALCERMALEGVTTFLPTIITAAEPSILAALAAIAEARRIDPLAAHMIVGIHVEGPSISPVDGPRGAHPLEHVRAPALAEFERWQAACNGLVSMVTLSPEYPEAIAYIAELTRRGVHIAIGHTAATPEQIHAAAQAGAVLSTHLGNGAAASLPRHPNFIWAQLADDRLSATFIADGHHLPADTFKVMLRAKSLARSVLVSDTVALAGLPPGIYEQQVGGRVEVTAEGRVGIAGTPYLAGAGLPLNANVAIAIDLAGLSLAEALRLATVNPGRFARDRGLMQVGQPADLIAFDWQPGARRLALREVWVAGQRKSA from the coding sequence GTGACGGCACGCCAGACCATTACCGGCAAGGACCCGGCCACCGGCATCACCCTTGCCGTCGGCATCGAGGATGGGCGGATCGCCGATATCACCCGCCCGTCCGAACCGGCCGAGGCCTATATCGCCTCGGGCCTGGTGGACCTGCAGGTCAATGGTTTTGGCGGCATCGATCTCAATACCGGCACGGTGACGGCGCAAACCGTCATCGCGCTCTGTGAACGAATGGCGCTGGAAGGCGTCACCACCTTCCTTCCCACAATCATCACCGCCGCCGAGCCGAGCATCCTCGCCGCTCTCGCCGCCATTGCCGAAGCGCGCCGCATCGATCCGCTGGCTGCGCACATGATCGTCGGCATTCACGTCGAAGGCCCCTCGATTTCCCCGGTCGATGGCCCCCGCGGCGCTCATCCGCTCGAGCATGTCCGCGCGCCCGCGCTCGCCGAATTCGAGCGCTGGCAGGCCGCCTGCAACGGCCTCGTCAGCATGGTGACGCTCTCGCCCGAATACCCCGAGGCCATCGCCTACATCGCCGAGCTCACCCGCCGCGGCGTTCACATCGCCATCGGTCACACCGCCGCCACCCCCGAGCAGATCCACGCTGCCGCCCAGGCGGGCGCCGTGCTCTCCACCCATCTCGGCAACGGCGCCGCCGCCAGCCTGCCGCGCCACCCCAATTTCATCTGGGCGCAACTGGCCGACGATCGTCTCTCCGCCACCTTCATTGCCGATGGCCATCACCTCCCGGCCGATACCTTCAAGGTCATGCTGCGCGCCAAGTCTCTGGCCCGCTCCGTGCTCGTCTCCGACACCGTCGCGCTCGCCGGCCTCCCGCCCGGCATCTACGAGCAGCAGGTAGGCGGTCGCGTCGAGGTCACCGCAGAGGGCAGGGTGGGCATTGCCGGCACGCCCTATCTCGCCGGCGCCGGCCTCCCGCTCAACGCCAACGTCGCCATCGCCATCGATCTGGCCGGCCTCTCGCTCGCCGAAGCCCTGCGCCTCGCCACCGTCAATCCCGGCCGCTTCGCCAGGGATCGTGGTCTGATGCAGGTGGGTCAGCCCGCCGATCTCATTGCTTTCGATTGGCAACCCGGTGCTCGCCGCCTCGCTCTGCGCGAGGTCTGGGTCGCAGGGCAGAGGAAATCCGCATGA
- a CDS encoding LacI family DNA-binding transcriptional regulator, which yields MVKAGRLTQRDIAQLAGVSQATVSLVLNDAKAAEGRIPDETRERVLKAIRDTGYVADPIARRMAKGLNRILGVFTYEPAFPSAQADFFLPFLLGIEESAQEHRYDLLLLTGVARTGGRRKIFDENNRLRLADGCVILGRDFDRAELKQLVKGDFPYVAVGRRADAGGPVPYVGADYAKATAELLELAKARGHSKFAYVGPSKGPESSIDRWDGFNSRLDGAELVLHIGTVGGPAAEVLAAIRASGATVVFFTELADAIVVEAAARSQHLSVPGDLSIVVLGSHVRPAHTGTQFTTFSIPREEMARRATAMLVERIETNSKGGQVLLPCETAEGTTLGPPQTGSVK from the coding sequence TTGGTCAAGGCAGGACGGTTGACGCAGCGCGATATCGCGCAGCTCGCTGGCGTGAGCCAGGCTACGGTTTCGCTCGTCCTCAACGACGCCAAGGCGGCCGAGGGGCGCATCCCCGACGAGACGCGCGAGCGCGTGCTCAAGGCCATCCGCGACACCGGCTATGTGGCCGATCCGATCGCGCGGCGCATGGCCAAGGGGCTCAACCGCATCCTCGGCGTCTTCACCTACGAACCGGCCTTCCCGAGCGCTCAGGCGGACTTCTTCCTGCCCTTCCTGCTGGGCATCGAGGAAAGCGCGCAGGAGCACCGCTACGACCTGCTGCTGCTGACCGGCGTGGCGCGTACAGGCGGGCGACGCAAGATTTTCGACGAGAACAACCGCCTGCGGCTGGCCGATGGCTGCGTCATTCTCGGACGCGATTTCGACCGCGCGGAACTCAAGCAACTGGTCAAGGGCGACTTCCCCTATGTCGCGGTCGGCCGCCGTGCCGATGCCGGGGGACCGGTGCCCTATGTGGGCGCGGACTATGCCAAGGCGACGGCAGAGCTGCTGGAGCTGGCCAAGGCCAGGGGGCACAGCAAGTTCGCCTATGTCGGGCCGTCTAAGGGGCCGGAATCCTCGATCGACCGCTGGGACGGATTCAATTCCAGGCTCGATGGGGCGGAACTGGTGCTTCACATCGGTACCGTCGGCGGGCCGGCGGCAGAGGTGCTGGCGGCCATTCGCGCCAGCGGGGCGACGGTGGTGTTCTTCACCGAACTGGCAGACGCGATCGTCGTCGAGGCGGCGGCGCGCTCGCAGCATCTTTCGGTGCCGGGCGATCTTTCTATCGTGGTGCTCGGCAGCCATGTGCGGCCGGCCCATACCGGCACGCAATTCACCACCTTTTCGATCCCCCGCGAGGAGATGGCGCGGCGCGCCACGGCGATGCTCGTCGAACGGATCGAGACCAACAGCAAGGGCGGACAGGTGCTGCTGCCCTGCGAAACAGCCGAGGGAACAACCCTTGGCCCTCCTCAAACCGGAAGCGTTAAGTGA
- a CDS encoding SGNH/GDSL hydrolase family protein, whose amino-acid sequence MPITRFGDFCLGQGIRTLAVFGDSITVGEGATSPDRSWARLVAKRLGVELANAAISGTVLQGSLMADGQPRPGNGISRYRGALLGDARADALVVLYGYNDARYTAAPETFNLAAFVRDYRAILADVVPAYGNALCLGSPPFIPTIGFARGGPGFTNQSRPGFAAFATAVRALATEFHTFYAPVYETMATHPDGSLASPDITHPNDLGHAVIAEAVLAAERL is encoded by the coding sequence GTGCCGATCACACGTTTTGGGGATTTTTGCCTGGGGCAGGGCATCCGCACCCTGGCCGTCTTCGGGGATTCGATCACGGTAGGTGAGGGCGCCACCAGCCCCGATCGCTCCTGGGCACGCCTTGTGGCGAAACGGCTCGGCGTCGAACTCGCCAACGCCGCCATCTCCGGCACCGTGCTCCAGGGCTCCCTCATGGCCGATGGCCAGCCGCGCCCCGGCAACGGCATCTCCCGTTACCGCGGCGCGTTGCTCGGCGACGCCCGGGCCGACGCCCTTGTCGTCCTCTACGGCTACAACGACGCCCGCTACACCGCAGCCCCCGAAACCTTCAATCTCGCCGCCTTCGTCCGCGATTACCGCGCGATCCTCGCCGACGTCGTCCCCGCCTACGGCAACGCTCTCTGTCTCGGCAGCCCGCCCTTCATCCCCACCATCGGCTTTGCCAGGGGCGGCCCCGGCTTCACCAACCAATCCCGCCCCGGCTTCGCCGCCTTCGCCACCGCCGTCCGCGCCCTCGCCACCGAATTCCACACCTTCTACGCCCCGGTCTACGAAACCATGGCCACCCACCCCGACGGCTCCCTGGCGTCCCCCGACATCACCCACCCCAACGACCTGGGGCACGCAGTGATCGCAGAAGCAGTGCTGGCTGCGGAACGGCTCTAG
- a CDS encoding ABC transporter substrate-binding protein has protein sequence MTTAVKTQKNALTRGLAKAALLSGVLGAGFFAGLSAASAATLTVWSGYPEMAPFYEHVAEGLKAAHPDLTVKVEAIALREHEKRIALGLTSGSAGPLIIELPGSTASRYIENELLPAAPDDVSAFVKDPANFGQFFIDAVSKDGVVYGVPLFRGQGSLFYNTDMFAAAGLTEPPKTMEEYSQYAEKLTQRDANGNPTVSGWSMRLSGGGQGIAEKFWINLFQYGGNVLVQSADGKWKADYANEAGRKALKQYLENVHTLKTVTPEMPADAEAFERGQTAMFIRESWVIGDIASKAPDLKYATAPLPRGSIALPTNLYVSAEGDDAKLAWEYTQAANSPENLVWLLQNVGWLPNRSGVDYSVVTDKVPAFGAFVNYPEGYEFFTLPAIGPIEEVLTRLAAQLTNAFGNAALAGDDAAIDAFLKTAADETNQILAREDLLAQ, from the coding sequence ATGACTACTGCGGTCAAAACACAGAAGAATGCACTCACGAGGGGATTGGCCAAGGCGGCGCTGCTGAGCGGCGTGCTTGGTGCGGGTTTCTTCGCCGGCCTGTCGGCGGCTTCCGCTGCCACGCTCACCGTCTGGTCGGGCTATCCGGAAATGGCGCCGTTCTACGAGCACGTCGCCGAAGGCCTCAAGGCCGCTCATCCGGACCTGACCGTCAAGGTCGAGGCCATCGCCCTGCGCGAGCATGAAAAGCGCATCGCCCTGGGCCTCACCTCGGGTTCCGCCGGCCCGCTCATCATCGAGCTGCCCGGTTCCACCGCCAGCCGCTACATCGAGAACGAGCTGCTGCCGGCTGCGCCCGATGACGTCTCGGCTTTCGTCAAGGACCCGGCCAATTTCGGCCAGTTCTTCATCGATGCCGTCAGCAAGGATGGCGTGGTCTACGGCGTGCCGCTGTTCCGCGGCCAGGGTTCGCTCTTCTACAACACCGACATGTTCGCGGCGGCCGGTCTCACCGAGCCCCCCAAGACCATGGAAGAATACAGCCAGTACGCCGAGAAGCTGACCCAGCGCGACGCTAACGGCAACCCGACCGTGTCGGGCTGGTCAATGCGTCTTTCGGGTGGCGGCCAGGGTATTGCCGAAAAGTTCTGGATCAACCTGTTCCAGTACGGCGGCAACGTCCTCGTCCAGTCGGCTGACGGCAAGTGGAAGGCCGATTACGCCAACGAAGCCGGCCGCAAGGCGCTCAAGCAGTACCTGGAAAACGTCCACACGCTCAAGACCGTCACGCCGGAAATGCCGGCCGACGCGGAAGCCTTCGAGCGTGGCCAGACCGCCATGTTCATCCGTGAATCCTGGGTGATCGGCGATATCGCCTCCAAGGCTCCGGACCTCAAGTACGCCACCGCCCCGCTGCCGCGCGGCTCCATCGCCCTGCCGACGAACCTCTATGTCTCGGCCGAAGGCGATGACGCCAAGCTGGCCTGGGAATACACGCAGGCTGCCAACTCGCCTGAAAACCTCGTCTGGCTCCTCCAGAACGTGGGCTGGCTCCCGAACCGCTCGGGCGTCGACTACTCGGTCGTCACCGACAAGGTTCCGGCTTTCGGCGCCTTCGTGAACTACCCGGAAGGCTATGAGTTCTTTACGCTCCCGGCCATCGGCCCGATCGAGGAAGTGCTGACGCGCCTCGCCGCCCAGCTCACCAACGCCTTCGGCAACGCTGCCCTGGCGGGGGATGATGCGGCGATCGACGCCTTCCTCAAGACCGCCGCCGACGAAACCAACCAGATCCTCGCCCGCGAAGATCTGCTGGCGCAGTAA
- a CDS encoding LacI family DNA-binding transcriptional regulator, protein MTGRRDGVTISQVAKAAGVARSSVSRAFTRPDMLSQQTVERILAVAEELGYVPNHTARALSTGRHGNVALIVPDVANPFFPPLIRSAQMEADRFDFCVFLGNSDEKAKQEDKLVGRFSGQVEGLILASSRLSDERIHAHAALRPLVLINRDVAGISRILIDSGSGVSEAVAHLAELGHRSLVYVAGPSSSWSNAQRRMAVRKSATALGLEVQTIAAAVPSFQAGRNAVPAIRASGATAVVAFDDLMAQGILAGMSEAGVRVPEEFSVVGCDDVLGAATYPPLTTVSNRSVEAGKAAFSLLMDVLDSSAIRDVRYMLETHVVVRGTTGPAPR, encoded by the coding sequence ATGACGGGACGTCGGGATGGAGTGACCATCAGCCAGGTGGCGAAGGCCGCGGGCGTTGCACGCTCCAGCGTTTCGCGCGCCTTTACGCGGCCGGACATGCTCAGCCAGCAGACGGTGGAGCGCATCCTCGCGGTGGCCGAGGAACTGGGCTATGTGCCCAACCACACGGCGCGTGCACTTTCCACCGGCCGGCACGGCAACGTGGCGCTGATCGTGCCCGACGTCGCCAATCCGTTCTTTCCCCCGCTGATCCGCTCGGCGCAGATGGAAGCGGACCGCTTCGATTTCTGCGTGTTCCTTGGGAATTCGGACGAGAAGGCCAAGCAGGAAGACAAGCTGGTGGGGCGTTTTTCGGGACAGGTCGAGGGGCTGATCCTGGCCTCCTCGCGCCTTTCGGACGAGCGCATCCACGCGCATGCCGCGCTGCGGCCGCTGGTGCTGATCAACCGCGACGTGGCGGGGATTTCGCGCATTCTCATCGACAGCGGTTCAGGCGTGAGCGAAGCGGTGGCGCACCTGGCCGAGCTTGGGCACAGATCGCTGGTCTATGTGGCGGGACCATCGAGCTCATGGTCGAACGCCCAGCGCCGGATGGCGGTGCGGAAGTCGGCTACAGCGCTCGGGCTCGAGGTGCAGACGATCGCGGCCGCGGTGCCCTCGTTCCAGGCGGGGCGCAATGCCGTGCCGGCGATCCGGGCATCGGGGGCGACGGCAGTGGTGGCGTTCGACGACCTCATGGCGCAGGGCATCCTGGCGGGAATGAGCGAAGCCGGCGTGCGGGTACCGGAGGAATTCAGCGTGGTCGGGTGCGACGACGTGCTGGGCGCAGCGACCTACCCGCCGCTGACGACGGTTTCCAACCGCTCGGTCGAGGCGGGAAAGGCGGCGTTTTCGCTGCTGATGGACGTGCTGGACAGCAGCGCGATCCGGGATGTGCGGTATATGCTGGAGACGCATGTGGTGGTGCGGGGGACTACGGGGCCGGCGCCGCGGTAG